A segment of the Nostoc sp. TCL26-01 genome:
CTATGGAGCAGCATTGGTGCGAGTAGGTTGCGCGATCGCGTGTATACTACCCCTAAAACGATCCCCAAAGCTGTAAGCGGGAGAATTTCTGATAAACTCAGGTGAGCCACAGCAAACAAAATCGCACTCAGAAGAATTGATCCCCAAACTGGTAGGTAGCGAGTTAGAGAGGGTAACAAAAAACCCCGAAAGAGTAATTCTTCAAAAATGGGGGCAGCGATCGCAGCTGTCACATAAAATATCCCCAAGGCGACAAAATCTTGACTTTCCAGTGCTAGTTGCAATAAAGGATTACTACCACCTCTTCCTTGCCATAGCTGTTGATTAATTAAGGAAACTATTACAACTATCGGTAAAGCTGCACAATAACCACCTAATCCCCACAAAAACCAACTATCCCGCAGACGGAAGCGAAACCAAAATTCTGATAATGGCAAGAAGCGCTTAATGGAAATATATAAGACTGACAATGCACCCGATGCGACTAATAGGTAACTAATCAAGACATAAACAGCCTGAAGTCTTACACCCACAATAGGACGAGGAATAGGAAGCAGTAACAGCAAAGCGGGAACAAAAATTTGCCCCATGAAGAAAAAGCCAAAGACCAAAACTTGTAAAATAGTTTCCACATCCCAAGGTGTTGACCAAGTGACATCAGCATTTTGAGACAATAAAGCAGCTTTTCCTTTCAACAAGCGTTGAGCGATGAGGAAAATTAACAATATCATCCCCACCAAAGCTGTCAAGCTAGGAACAGTAGCAATGACCGCTAACTTAAACACAGCTTGAGA
Coding sequences within it:
- a CDS encoding CPBP family intramembrane glutamic endopeptidase, which produces MTIKRLVLFFVLTPIAVFLAASSLFSSLQEPQFQSRLELYQTNIVLQAQAWQPDDSSDDSSQVIREAILGEKPLENATKEYTQALQSVQTNLTKTQNQLTQLRAEPENPAPSQPLTDALPARTNQETQLQQSLQQLQKFSDELGLQLGILQAQQGKRDTALQTWQQLQKAQTPDSSTEVEQTAAVLSGLWSEPARLFPNAQQLIQQNLDGWFRSTALVKLYQLQQRQDALTQLQSVQQAAASQAVFKLAVIATVPSLTALVGMILLIFLIAQRLLKGKAALLSQNADVTWSTPWDVETILQVLVFGFFFMGQIFVPALLLLLPIPRPIVGVRLQAVYVLISYLLVASGALSVLYISIKRFLPLSEFWFRFRLRDSWFLWGLGGYCAALPIVVIVSLINQQLWQGRGGSNPLLQLALESQDFVALGIFYVTAAIAAPIFEELLFRGFLLPSLTRYLPVWGSILLSAILFAVAHLSLSEILPLTALGIVLGVVYTRSRNLLAPMLLHSLWNSGTLLSLFLLGSGN